A genomic window from Bacteroidota bacterium includes:
- a CDS encoding winged helix-turn-helix transcriptional regulator — MRRDIFQAIADPTRRAIMVLIALHAMTPNAIAQHFDTSRQSIFKHLRILTECEIVKQEYQGREIYYSLDIEKIKEIDKWVDQFKKIWETKFKQLDIVLNKLKK, encoded by the coding sequence ATGAGAAGAGACATTTTTCAAGCAATAGCTGATCCGACAAGAAGAGCAATTATGGTATTAATTGCTTTACATGCAATGACCCCAAATGCTATAGCACAGCACTTCGACACCTCAAGGCAATCCATTTTCAAACATTTACGAATATTGACCGAATGTGAAATAGTAAAACAAGAATATCAAGGAAGAGAAATTTACTACTCACTTGATATTGAAAAAATAAAAGAAATTGACAAGTGGGTGGATCAGTTCAAGAAGATTTGGGAAACAAAATTCAAGCAATTGGATATTGTTTTGAACAAATTAAAAAAATAA